In Ostrea edulis chromosome 10, xbOstEdul1.1, whole genome shotgun sequence, one genomic interval encodes:
- the LOC125666093 gene encoding uncharacterized protein LOC125666093 — protein sequence MNWFAFSTIYLYIMGVLLKHTTGLLCDCTTEECLEQGTRMCSGTWCYSETYDGFVEAGCSDQRQPLLCENRLSSKLLQHIISHCCNDRDFCNKNVMPTPAPPRSKTEPKDADHSPNLERNYENTNDVLENTNNDLSHDPDHTDCPCALNGPSKESSKMLNPIYIAVPVAGVCVLLALVIFAMYLLRRRTDYYERYNYPRNVTVPPCHVIGGAKQNASPCKINRCTDSERSSASSETRLFL from the exons GACTGCTGTGTGATTGCACGACAGAAGAATGCCTGGAGCAGGGTACCCGGATGTGCTCGGGCACGTGGTGCTACAGCGAGACGTACGACGGTTTCGTGGAGGCTGGATGCTCGGACCAGCGGCAGCCATTACTGTGTGAAAACCGTCTGTCCTCCAAACTTCTACAACACATAATATCTCACTGCTGCAACGATAGAGACTTCTGCAATAAGAACGTAATGCCGACCCCTGCCCCGCCCCGGAGCAAAACTG aacCTAAAGACGCTGATCATTCACCGAATTTGGAACGAAATTATGAAAACACAAATGACGTAttagaaaatacaaacaatGACTTGTCACATGACCCCGATCATACAGATTGTCCATGTGCACTAAATGGACCAAGCAAAGAGAGTTCTAAGATGTTAAATCCTATTTATATCGCAGTACCTGTGGCGGGCGTATGTGTACTCTTGGCGTTAGTGATATTCGCCATGTACTTGTTGCGCAGGCGCACTGACTACTACGAGAGGTATAATTATCCTCGTAATGTGACGGTGCCACCATGTCACGTGATTGGTGGAGCTAAACAAAACGCTTCTCCGTGTAAAATAAACAGATGCACGGACAGTGAAAGATCGTCAGCAAGTAGTGAAACAAGACTTTTTCTCTAG